One genomic window of Solanum stenotomum isolate F172 chromosome 9, ASM1918654v1, whole genome shotgun sequence includes the following:
- the LOC125877880 gene encoding cadmium/zinc-transporting ATPase HMA3-like isoform X2: MKESEKINSDINKLSKSYFDVLGICCTSEVVLVEKILKNLDGVKEVSVIVTTKTVIVTHDSLLISQQQIVKALNQARLEASIRVKGLQNYQKKWPSPFAIGSGILLALSFLKYFFLPLQWLALVAVLVGIPPIIFRGIAAIRNFTLDINILVLIAVAGSIVLHDYWEAATIVFLFTIAEWLESRASHKATAVMSSLVNIVPPTAVLAENGEVVNVDQVKLNSILAVKAGETIPIDGIVVEGECDVDEKTLTGESFPVSKQKDSTVWAGTTNLNGYVSVKTTALAEDCAVARMAKLVEDAQNKKSKTERYIDKCAKYYTPAIVVIAAGLAVVPTALRVHNRKEWYRLALVALVSACPCALVLSTPVAMCCALSKAATSGLLFKGAEYLETLAKIKIMAFDKTGTITRGEFAVTEFRSLIDGLSLNTLLYWVSSIESKSGHPMAAALVDYAQSNSVEPKPDRVEQFQNFTGEGIYGRIDGMEIHVGNRKISSRAGCTTVPELEGDSIQGKSVGYIFLGSSPAGIFSLSDVCRTGVKDAMRELKQMGIKTVMLTGDCYAAANHVQDQLGGALDEFQAELLPEEKATIIKGFQKEAPTAMIGDGLNDAPALATADIGISMGISGSALAKETGHVILMTNDIGRIPKAARLARRVRRKIIENMIIAIGTKGAIVALAIAGHPLVWAAVLADAGTCLLVILNSMLLLRGATRRHEKKCCKSSTSSHAHHHKNKASCCKSEKAPQLCCSDIESQKECRKQSCSSEVCVQRHQPFPSGSTSSGNNQHHSHSHPQCCSSKMSVTACKSAVSESKSCGSNNCSDTIHKSSCHSLTNSSISSSDSSAPQCPVATSSSKSCGSTKCSNLIDKNSCRSHEIPQTCSTKKAAHGCHSEVSGPKSCGNSKCSDSRDNNIHHSHSDHQTCASKVCAPQSPSATSSSTTCGNTKCSDTTSKNSCHSHDNSESFSSKKSGPACQNANSGSRSCGNRKYQGSATEHGVHSLTDPLSEEKISEQKSLVLESNHDLSRGCCEEEHDHHPNLDKAYDSCALEECRYSVQGDINDISETGIQETSHCDSTNQTCQAVISGSMICGDNKSLDSVDIHGCHSHAHPPHKEEPHHSVGHGCLDKEHDHSHPEKAYDSCATQDCCFSVQDHSIDISENGTAHCDSIKQSMVIPSSCKHTPQDQVSHCGFHSTTTPTDEELAKLVRRCCNYRPCHEVRSVYRKHAAECGPTTRSTINILRDNHHHHLDCSGRKVCSPIEKRHIGGCCETFRKECCPKNNHFAATFGGGLSEIVLE, encoded by the exons atgaaagaaagtgaGAAAATTAATAGTGATATAAATAAGCTAAGCAAGAGCTATTTTGATGTTCTTGGAATTTGTTGTACATCAGAAGTTGTTTTGGTTGAGAAAATTCTCAAGAATCTTGATGGTGTTAAAGAAGTTTCAGTAATTGTCACAACAAAGACTGTCATTGTTACTCATGATTCTCTTCTCATTTCTCAACAACAAATAG ttaaaGCATTGAATCAAGCAAGACTAGAAGCAAGTATAAGAGTGAAAGGATTGCAAAACTACCAAAAGAAATGGCCAAGTCCATTTGCAATTGGTAGTGGAATTTTGCTTGCTCTTTCATTTCTGAAGTATTTTTTCTTACCTCTCCAATGGTTAGCACTTGTTGCTGTTCTTGTTGGAATTCCCCCTATTATTTTTAGGGGTATTGCTGCCATACGCAACTTCACACTTGACATCAACATTCTTGTATTAATTGCAG TTGCTGGATCAATAGTTTTACATGATTATTGGGAAGCTGCTACTATTGTGTTCTTATTCACTATTGCTGAATGGCTAGAGTCAAGGGCAAGTCACAAG GCTACTGCTGTTATGTCATCACTGGTGAATATAGTCCCTCCTACAGCAGTTTTAGCTGAAAACGGAGAAGTAGTAAATGTTGATCAAGTCAAGTTGAATAGCATTCTTGCTGTGAAAGCTGGTGAAACTATACCGATTGATGGAATTGTAGTCGAAGGGGAATGTGATGTGGACGAGAAAACTTTGACAGGGGAGTCATTTCCAGTTTCTAAGCAAAAAGACTCGACGGTCTGGGCTGGGACTACAAATCTAAATG GTTATGTCAGTGTTAAGACTACAGCTCTGGCTGAAGATTGTGCGGTGGCTAGGATGGCGAAACTTGTAGAAGATGCTCAGAAcaagaagtcaaaaactgaaaGATACATTGACAAATGTGCTAAATATTACACACCAG CAATTGTGGTTATAGCTGCTGGTTTGGCAGTAGTTCCTACCGCATTAAGGGTTCACAACCGAAAAGAATGGTATCGCTTGGCTTTAGTTGCTTTGGTGAGTGCATGTCCATGTGCACTTGTGCTATCTACACCAGTTGCTATGTGTTGTGCACTCTCAAAGGCAGCAACATCAGGTCTTCTGTTCAAAGGAGCAGAGTACCTTGAGACTCTTGCCAAAATCAAAATCATGGCTTTTGACAAAACTGGGACAATAACGCGAGGAGAGTTTGCAGTGACCGAGTTCAGGTCTCTCATTGATGGCCTTAGCCTCAATACACTTCTTTACTG GGTTTCAAGCATTGAGAGCAAGTCAGGTCATCCGATGGCAGCTGCTCTTGTCGACTATGCACAATCAAACTCTGTCGAGCCAAAGCCTGATAGAGTGGAGCAGTTTCAAAATTTTACTGGTGAGGGAATATATGGAAGAATTGATGGAATGGAAATCCATGTAGGGAATAGAAAGATTTCTTCAAGAGCCGGATGTACTACAG TGCCAGAACTAGAGGGTGACAGTATACAAGGAAAGTCTGTTGGATACATATTTTTGGGATCCTCTCCAGCTGGAATTTTCAGTCTTTCTGATGTTTGTCGAACTGGCGTAAAGGATGCAATGAGAGAACTGAAGCAGATGGGAATCAAAACTGTGATGCTCACTGGTGATTGTTATGCAGCTGCCAACCATGTGCAGGATCAG TTAGGTGGAGCTTTGGATGAATTTCAAGCAGAACTCTTACCAGAGGAAAAGGCAACAATCATTAAGGGATTTCAGAAGGAAGCTCCAACAGCAATGATTGGCGACGGACTTAATGATGCTCCTGCATTAGCAACAGCTGATATTGGTATCTCAATGGGTATCTCTGGGTCAGCGCTTGCGAAGGAAACAGGACATGTTATACTAATGACAAATGACATTGGAAGGATACCGAAAGCTGCACGTCTTGCTAGAAGAGTTAGAAGGAAAATAATTGAGAATATGATAATAGCAATTGGGACAAAAGGTGCCATAGTTGCATTGGCAATAGCAGGTCATCCGTTGGTTTGGGCTGCTGTCCTCgcagatgctgggacatgcttGCTAGTGATTTTGAACAGCATGCTACTGCTGCGAGGAGCTACACGTAGACATGAGAAAAAATGTTGTAAATCTTCTACTTCTTCGCATGCTCACCACCACAAAAACAAAGCTTCTTGTTGCAAGTCAGAAAAGGCTCCTCAACTATGTTGTTCTGATATTGAGTCACAAAAAGAATGTAGAAAGCAATCATGCTCGTCTGAGGTGTGTGTTCAAAGACATCAACCTTTCCCCTCAGGATCAACGTCGAGTGGAAATAATCAACATCATTCTCATTCGCATCCTCAGTGTTGCTCATCCAAGATGTCTGTTACAGCATGCAAATCTGCAGTTTCAGAATCAAAGTCATGCGGAAGTAACAATTGCTCAGACACCATTCACAAGAGTAGTTGTCATTCTTTGACAAACTCCTCAATAAGTTCTTCAGATTCGTCTGCTCCTCAATGTCCTGTTGCCACTTCAAGCTCCAAATCATGTGGAAGTACCAAGTGCTCCAACTTAATTGACAAAAATAGTTGTCGATCTCACGAAATTCCTCAAACGTGCTCTACCAAGAAGGCTGCTCATGGATGCCACTCTGAAGTTTCTGGTCCTAAATCATGTGGAAATAGCAAGTGTTCTGACTCAAGAGACAATAATATCCATCATTCACATTCTGATCATCAAACATGCGCGTCCAAGGTGTGTGCTCCACAAAGTCCATCTGCAACTTCAAGCTCAACGACATGTGGAAATACAAAGTGCTCGGACACCACTAGCAAGAATTCTTGTCATTCACATGATAACTCTGAATCATTCTCTTCAAAGAAGTCTGGTCCAGCATGCCAAAATGCTAATTCAG GATCAAGGTCATGCGGAAATCGCAAGTACCAAGGCTCTGCAACTGAGCACGGTGTTCATTCACTTACTGATCCACTCTCTGAGGAAAAGATTTCGGAGCAGAAAAGTTTGGTTTTAGAATCAAATCATGATCTTAGTCGTGGCTGCTGTGAAGAGGAACATGATCATCATCCAAATTTAGACAAAGCATATGACAGCTGCGCATTAGAAGAATGTCGTTATTCAGTTCAAGGAGATATAAATGACATATCAGAAACTGGAATCCAGGAAACTTCTCATTGTGATAGCACCAATCAAACATGTCAAGCTGTAATTTCAG GCTCAATGATCTGTGGAGATAATAAGAGCCTGGACTCTGTAGACATCCATGGGTGTCATTCACATGCTCATCCACCCCACAAGGAGGAACCACATCATTCTGTTGGACATGGCTGTTTGGACAAGGAACACGATCATTCACATCCAGAGAAAGCATATGACAGTTGTGCAACACAAGACTGTTGTTTTTCAGTTCAGGACCATAGCATTGACATATCCGAAAATGGAACTGCTCATTGTGACAGCATTAAACAAAGCATGGTCATTCCAAGTAGCTGCAAACATACACCACAAGATCAGGTAAGTCACTGTGGATTTCACTCTACAACTACCCCTACTGATGAAGAACTAGCCAAGCTGGTTAGAAGATGTTGCAATTATAGACCATGCCACGAAGTCCGCTCTGTTTACAGAAAGCATGCTGCAGAATGTGGTCCAACCACCCGATCAACCATCAATATCTTACGGGACAACCATCATCATCATCTAGACTGCAGTGGTCGTAAGGTTTGTTCGCCAATTGAGAAGAGACACATTGGTGGATGCTGTGAAACCTTCAGAAAAGAATGTTGCCCCAAGAACAATCATTTTGCAGCAACTTTTGGAGGAGGTTTATCAGAAATTGTTTTAGAGTAA
- the LOC125877880 gene encoding cadmium/zinc-transporting ATPase HMA3-like isoform X1, whose translation MKESEKINSDINKLSKSYFDVLGICCTSEVVLVEKILKNLDGVKEVSVIVTTKTVIVTHDSLLISQQQIVKALNQARLEASIRVKGLQNYQKKWPSPFAIGSGILLALSFLKYFFLPLQWLALVAVLVGIPPIIFRGIAAIRNFTLDINILVLIAVAGSIVLHDYWEAATIVFLFTIAEWLESRASHKATAVMSSLVNIVPPTAVLAENGEVVNVDQVKLNSILAVKAGETIPIDGIVVEGECDVDEKTLTGESFPVSKQKDSTVWAGTTNLNGYVSVKTTALAEDCAVARMAKLVEDAQNKKSKTERYIDKCAKYYTPAIVVIAAGLAVVPTALRVHNRKEWYRLALVALVSACPCALVLSTPVAMCCALSKAATSGLLFKGAEYLETLAKIKIMAFDKTGTITRGEFAVTEFRSLIDGLSLNTLLYWVSSIESKSGHPMAAALVDYAQSNSVEPKPDRVEQFQNFTGEGIYGRIDGMEIHVGNRKISSRAGCTTVPELEGDSIQGKSVGYIFLGSSPAGIFSLSDVCRTGVKDAMRELKQMGIKTVMLTGDCYAAANHVQDQLGGALDEFQAELLPEEKATIIKGFQKEAPTAMIGDGLNDAPALATADIGISMGISGSALAKETGHVILMTNDIGRIPKAARLARRVRRKIIENMIIAIGTKGAIVALAIAGHPLVWAAVLADAGTCLLVILNSMLLLRGATRRHEKKCCKSSTSSHAHHHKNKASCCKSEKAPQLCCSDIESQKECRKQSCSSEVCVQRHQPFPSGSTSSGNNQHHSHSHPQCCSSKMSVTACKSAVSESKSCGSNNCSDTIHKSSCHSLTNSSISSSDSSAPQCPVATSSSKSCGSTKCSNLIDKNSCRSHEIPQTCSTKKAAHGCHSEVSGPKSCGNSKCSDSRDNNIHHSHSDHQTCASKVCAPQSPSATSSSTTCGNTKCSDTTSKNSCHSHDNSESFSSKKSGPACQNANSALILSGSRSCGNRKYQGSATEHGVHSLTDPLSEEKISEQKSLVLESNHDLSRGCCEEEHDHHPNLDKAYDSCALEECRYSVQGDINDISETGIQETSHCDSTNQTCQAVISGSMICGDNKSLDSVDIHGCHSHAHPPHKEEPHHSVGHGCLDKEHDHSHPEKAYDSCATQDCCFSVQDHSIDISENGTAHCDSIKQSMVIPSSCKHTPQDQVSHCGFHSTTTPTDEELAKLVRRCCNYRPCHEVRSVYRKHAAECGPTTRSTINILRDNHHHHLDCSGRKVCSPIEKRHIGGCCETFRKECCPKNNHFAATFGGGLSEIVLE comes from the exons atgaaagaaagtgaGAAAATTAATAGTGATATAAATAAGCTAAGCAAGAGCTATTTTGATGTTCTTGGAATTTGTTGTACATCAGAAGTTGTTTTGGTTGAGAAAATTCTCAAGAATCTTGATGGTGTTAAAGAAGTTTCAGTAATTGTCACAACAAAGACTGTCATTGTTACTCATGATTCTCTTCTCATTTCTCAACAACAAATAG ttaaaGCATTGAATCAAGCAAGACTAGAAGCAAGTATAAGAGTGAAAGGATTGCAAAACTACCAAAAGAAATGGCCAAGTCCATTTGCAATTGGTAGTGGAATTTTGCTTGCTCTTTCATTTCTGAAGTATTTTTTCTTACCTCTCCAATGGTTAGCACTTGTTGCTGTTCTTGTTGGAATTCCCCCTATTATTTTTAGGGGTATTGCTGCCATACGCAACTTCACACTTGACATCAACATTCTTGTATTAATTGCAG TTGCTGGATCAATAGTTTTACATGATTATTGGGAAGCTGCTACTATTGTGTTCTTATTCACTATTGCTGAATGGCTAGAGTCAAGGGCAAGTCACAAG GCTACTGCTGTTATGTCATCACTGGTGAATATAGTCCCTCCTACAGCAGTTTTAGCTGAAAACGGAGAAGTAGTAAATGTTGATCAAGTCAAGTTGAATAGCATTCTTGCTGTGAAAGCTGGTGAAACTATACCGATTGATGGAATTGTAGTCGAAGGGGAATGTGATGTGGACGAGAAAACTTTGACAGGGGAGTCATTTCCAGTTTCTAAGCAAAAAGACTCGACGGTCTGGGCTGGGACTACAAATCTAAATG GTTATGTCAGTGTTAAGACTACAGCTCTGGCTGAAGATTGTGCGGTGGCTAGGATGGCGAAACTTGTAGAAGATGCTCAGAAcaagaagtcaaaaactgaaaGATACATTGACAAATGTGCTAAATATTACACACCAG CAATTGTGGTTATAGCTGCTGGTTTGGCAGTAGTTCCTACCGCATTAAGGGTTCACAACCGAAAAGAATGGTATCGCTTGGCTTTAGTTGCTTTGGTGAGTGCATGTCCATGTGCACTTGTGCTATCTACACCAGTTGCTATGTGTTGTGCACTCTCAAAGGCAGCAACATCAGGTCTTCTGTTCAAAGGAGCAGAGTACCTTGAGACTCTTGCCAAAATCAAAATCATGGCTTTTGACAAAACTGGGACAATAACGCGAGGAGAGTTTGCAGTGACCGAGTTCAGGTCTCTCATTGATGGCCTTAGCCTCAATACACTTCTTTACTG GGTTTCAAGCATTGAGAGCAAGTCAGGTCATCCGATGGCAGCTGCTCTTGTCGACTATGCACAATCAAACTCTGTCGAGCCAAAGCCTGATAGAGTGGAGCAGTTTCAAAATTTTACTGGTGAGGGAATATATGGAAGAATTGATGGAATGGAAATCCATGTAGGGAATAGAAAGATTTCTTCAAGAGCCGGATGTACTACAG TGCCAGAACTAGAGGGTGACAGTATACAAGGAAAGTCTGTTGGATACATATTTTTGGGATCCTCTCCAGCTGGAATTTTCAGTCTTTCTGATGTTTGTCGAACTGGCGTAAAGGATGCAATGAGAGAACTGAAGCAGATGGGAATCAAAACTGTGATGCTCACTGGTGATTGTTATGCAGCTGCCAACCATGTGCAGGATCAG TTAGGTGGAGCTTTGGATGAATTTCAAGCAGAACTCTTACCAGAGGAAAAGGCAACAATCATTAAGGGATTTCAGAAGGAAGCTCCAACAGCAATGATTGGCGACGGACTTAATGATGCTCCTGCATTAGCAACAGCTGATATTGGTATCTCAATGGGTATCTCTGGGTCAGCGCTTGCGAAGGAAACAGGACATGTTATACTAATGACAAATGACATTGGAAGGATACCGAAAGCTGCACGTCTTGCTAGAAGAGTTAGAAGGAAAATAATTGAGAATATGATAATAGCAATTGGGACAAAAGGTGCCATAGTTGCATTGGCAATAGCAGGTCATCCGTTGGTTTGGGCTGCTGTCCTCgcagatgctgggacatgcttGCTAGTGATTTTGAACAGCATGCTACTGCTGCGAGGAGCTACACGTAGACATGAGAAAAAATGTTGTAAATCTTCTACTTCTTCGCATGCTCACCACCACAAAAACAAAGCTTCTTGTTGCAAGTCAGAAAAGGCTCCTCAACTATGTTGTTCTGATATTGAGTCACAAAAAGAATGTAGAAAGCAATCATGCTCGTCTGAGGTGTGTGTTCAAAGACATCAACCTTTCCCCTCAGGATCAACGTCGAGTGGAAATAATCAACATCATTCTCATTCGCATCCTCAGTGTTGCTCATCCAAGATGTCTGTTACAGCATGCAAATCTGCAGTTTCAGAATCAAAGTCATGCGGAAGTAACAATTGCTCAGACACCATTCACAAGAGTAGTTGTCATTCTTTGACAAACTCCTCAATAAGTTCTTCAGATTCGTCTGCTCCTCAATGTCCTGTTGCCACTTCAAGCTCCAAATCATGTGGAAGTACCAAGTGCTCCAACTTAATTGACAAAAATAGTTGTCGATCTCACGAAATTCCTCAAACGTGCTCTACCAAGAAGGCTGCTCATGGATGCCACTCTGAAGTTTCTGGTCCTAAATCATGTGGAAATAGCAAGTGTTCTGACTCAAGAGACAATAATATCCATCATTCACATTCTGATCATCAAACATGCGCGTCCAAGGTGTGTGCTCCACAAAGTCCATCTGCAACTTCAAGCTCAACGACATGTGGAAATACAAAGTGCTCGGACACCACTAGCAAGAATTCTTGTCATTCACATGATAACTCTGAATCATTCTCTTCAAAGAAGTCTGGTCCAGCATGCCAAAATGCTAATTCAG CTTTGATATTATCAGGATCAAGGTCATGCGGAAATCGCAAGTACCAAGGCTCTGCAACTGAGCACGGTGTTCATTCACTTACTGATCCACTCTCTGAGGAAAAGATTTCGGAGCAGAAAAGTTTGGTTTTAGAATCAAATCATGATCTTAGTCGTGGCTGCTGTGAAGAGGAACATGATCATCATCCAAATTTAGACAAAGCATATGACAGCTGCGCATTAGAAGAATGTCGTTATTCAGTTCAAGGAGATATAAATGACATATCAGAAACTGGAATCCAGGAAACTTCTCATTGTGATAGCACCAATCAAACATGTCAAGCTGTAATTTCAG GCTCAATGATCTGTGGAGATAATAAGAGCCTGGACTCTGTAGACATCCATGGGTGTCATTCACATGCTCATCCACCCCACAAGGAGGAACCACATCATTCTGTTGGACATGGCTGTTTGGACAAGGAACACGATCATTCACATCCAGAGAAAGCATATGACAGTTGTGCAACACAAGACTGTTGTTTTTCAGTTCAGGACCATAGCATTGACATATCCGAAAATGGAACTGCTCATTGTGACAGCATTAAACAAAGCATGGTCATTCCAAGTAGCTGCAAACATACACCACAAGATCAGGTAAGTCACTGTGGATTTCACTCTACAACTACCCCTACTGATGAAGAACTAGCCAAGCTGGTTAGAAGATGTTGCAATTATAGACCATGCCACGAAGTCCGCTCTGTTTACAGAAAGCATGCTGCAGAATGTGGTCCAACCACCCGATCAACCATCAATATCTTACGGGACAACCATCATCATCATCTAGACTGCAGTGGTCGTAAGGTTTGTTCGCCAATTGAGAAGAGACACATTGGTGGATGCTGTGAAACCTTCAGAAAAGAATGTTGCCCCAAGAACAATCATTTTGCAGCAACTTTTGGAGGAGGTTTATCAGAAATTGTTTTAGAGTAA